The DNA sequence CTGGGATGTGTGTGTTGATTGATGTGGCACTCAAGGGGTTGTTACTTACTTCAATCCAATCTCCTTCACCCAATCCCGCATTTGCCACCAGCGGCGCGAGGTCTGAGATGCTGTTGTTGTCAAGCCCCAGCCATTCCAGACGGGTTAAATTAGATAGCGGTGCCACACTCGATATGCTGTTGTAGGAAAGATCCAGTTCTATCAGGCTGGTCAAGTTCGATAGCGGCGCCACATTCGATATGCTGTTGAAGGAAAGATCCAGCCATTCCAGACGGGTTAATCCTGACAGTGCAGACACATTCGATATGCTGTTGTCAGCAAGAGTCAGTGATCTTAGGCTGGTCAAGTTCGATAGCGGTGCTACACTCGATATGCTGTTGAAGGAAAGCTCCAGTCCTTTTAGCCTGGTCAAGTTAGATAGTGGTGCCACATTCGATATGCTGTTGACGTCAAGCCACAGCGCTTCCAGATTGGTCAAGTTCGATAGCGGTGCTACATCCGATATGCTGTTGCCGGAAAGATACAGTCGTTCCAGACGGATTAAATTAGATAGCGGCGACAGGTTGGATATCTCGTTGCTGTTCACCCACTCTCCATCCACACCCACGCCCTCTCCTTCGAGATCCAACGCTGTCAGGTTAATAGCAAACTCAAGCCCGGTTAGATCGCGAATATTCTTGTTCCGAGCAGCAAGGTGAGTTAAGGTCGCCATCTCTGCCTGCGTGATTGGCGCATCGCTCGCCTTGCCGAGACTGTCCGCAATAACCGCACGCAGGCTCGCATCTGGAATGGCAACCTGCGTTGCACCATCAGGGGGAGATACCTCTTTGCCAAAGCTGGCACTGAAGATTAGAAAATCGGAAAATCCAATTGCGCCGTCTCTGTCCAGATCATACTTTGCGTCATACCTCCCATCGCCCTGACTTGCTCCAAACAGACCTGCAAACGCCAAAAAGTCAGAGAAGCCAACCATACCATCACCATCAAAATCCGGGGATACATTAACAGATGTGATCGCCTGATCACCCGCCGCAGTGTTCGCCTCTATGGAAAAAGAAAAGCTATTTTGCGCTGGAAAAAATAGCGGATGTATCAAAAACGCGAGTGTGAATAGTGTGAATAAAATCAGGTTACGCATTGGTTTCTCTTTTCATTTAAGACTGCAATTACACAATAGTGTGAACAGATTTGCCTAACTGGTTGTTCTGGCCTTTTTTTAATAGCGCATGTTGGCATCAATCTGAGATACTTTAATTTGCTTGAATGATACTTTTTTCATAGATATAGAAAAGTTTACACAAACGTTCGCAAAGTCAATGCCAAACCTTTGTCCTAACGTTCAGAATTTGTCCCAGTTTCCATTTTTTTGATATATGGTTTTATTTTTACGCTGCACACCTTAATATTTCAGGCGCAATAGACAAGTCTATTTGACCTGTGTGATTGAAGTTTTAATAGGAAAAGCCCAACGGTTTAGAGGAGGCCGTTGGGCTTTTGTGTTTGCCGATACAGCAATCTTTGAAGGGATTTTATGGCAATTTATCTATTGTAATCAGAATTTGATGGTGGGTGTACACCTGCGACAAATAGAATCCGGCGCAAGTTTACCAGACTTCTACGGTTCAGTTGTAAAGCCTCTACAGTTGCGCGACCTGTTGGCGTAATTCCGACAATGTGAGTGAAGCCATCCGCCCATCTAAAATGATCTATCCAAAGTTGCTGTCTTGGGTGAAAGAGTGGAACGGGCTGACCATTGACGGGGTCAGGTGCCTCGACTTTGGTGTATTTGTAATTGTTACATCCCTGGCAAGCCAAAGCCAAGTTATTAAGCATATCTTTGCCACCTCGGCTAAGTGGATTAATATGCTCAATAGAGAATGGATGGGTTGCAAAACGAGCCTGGCTCTGACAGTATTCACAGCATCCCTGAGCACGATGAATAACAGCTTGTTTCAGTCTCGTGTTCACAGCTTATGTATAGGCTGGTTCTATGCCGAGTTCATCTAAAAGTTCTGTCAGAGAAATTTTTCGAATACGTGCAAGTTCGGTAAGATATTTCAGCCGTTCTGTATCGTATTTTTCAAATTGATTTGTCAGGTGAAGCAGTTCGGTGTGTTCGGATTCGGTCAGTGTTTCTGATCGTCTGCTGGCAATAAGTTCCCGATATCGATTTTGTAACGCATCGGGCATTCCCCGGTTGATATTCCGGAGCAATTCGGCTTCATTTTTCGACAATTCTGGTGCCGCGCGTCTTGCCTTGAGTGTGAGTACCTGCGCTGTCAAGTTTTCCAAATCTATTTGAGGCAATTGCTCAGCAGCTTTGACCAATTCATCAACTGTAAATGTTGCCATTATGAAACTCCGGGACGGATTTAAGTTATTATTTTTTTTACAAACTATGACGTCTATTGTATCCGCTATAAGGTCGTATTTTAAAAAAATAGAGTGATCTTTCAAGCAATATAGCCCAAATCCAAAAGGGTGTCAACAAACCGTATTGCGTACCATATTTCAATGGCAGAGAACAATCTGGGAACTTGTCGCCCTTATGGTGACCGACTGTTCGGATGCGAAGTGGTCGTTTATTCAGTCATTTTGCTCAGCGTCCGAATGCGGGCGATGATGGTCTCTACGGTTTCTTTTGCCGTAGCGAGCAACTCGAAGCGGTCTCCCACGCAGACCTCTATGCCGTGATAGCGATATCTTACGGCATAGTCGGTCAGCCAGGTCAGCTTTTCACCGGCGGGAGTGTCGTTCTCTTCGGGATGGGTTCGGATGATGGCCGATAGATCTGATAGGTCGTGGGTGTTTTTGTAGTCGGTATCAAGTGCCGAAATCCAGCCTTTTAGCGCGTTTTCAAGAGCCTGTTGGGCGTGGAAGCCGATGGCTTCCTGATCGGCGTCTGCTTCAACCAAGACATTCAGAACACGGAGTTCTCGTTCGGCATTGATGATTCGCTGTCGTATGTCGGGCCAGTTGGTCGGTTCCGGGTTGTCATAGATTATTTTTGCGCCATGTATATCGACGCCATCGCGGACAGCCTGCCCTGCGACATGATTTCGGGCACGGCGACCGTCGTGGAAAACGTCCTCGCTCAGGTGGACAAGGTCAACGCCCATGGAGTGGCCGTAAACTTCCTGGACTTTGCGGCGAGCCGCCTCACTCGTGCGCATGTATTCCTGCCGGTCTATCTGCTGGGAATCCGTGATGATGAGCAGGTCAATATCGGAATCGGGCGTAAAGTCGCCCCGGGCGCGGGACCCAAACAGGATGACGGTGTTGGGATGGACCACATCACAGACCGCACGGGCGACAGCGCAGGCTTTGGGATCGGGATGCAACTGTGTTGTCGTATCTGACATGGTATCAATTCTCTGGATCGGGATAAACCTGTCGGACAGTGTACAAGTTTAACAGAAGTTCAGTTGTACGCAATTATACAGGATTCTCAGAATCAGAGCAAGAGTCGCTATTAAAAAGATGTCCGATACATTGATCGCTTACTCTTCAACCGTCACATCGTGAAACCATTTGCTTCCGGTGGGGTGTAGCTTAAATCCTTTGACGCGGGTGCGGAATGCTGCGGTTTGGGTCGAGTGTACGAGAGGTACCCAGGGAGCGTCGTGAAAGACGATTTCTTGAGCCTTTTGATACAGGGCCGTGCGTTTTGCTTTGTCGGATTCTTTCTGGGCGGCTACCAATACTTCGTGCAAGGGGTCGCTGCGGTAAAAGGCAATGTTATTGGCCGGCATTTGGGTCGCGCTTTTGTCCAGCAGAATATAGAGGAAGTTGTCGGGGTCGCCGTTGTCTCCGGTCCAGCCCAGTAATGCCATGTCGTGTTGCCCGCGCTGGACTTTGTCCAGATATGTTCCCCATTCATAAGTGACGATTTCAGCTTCGATGCCAACTGTTTGTAGATCGGCCTGGATTGCCTGGGCGATTTTCTGGGGTTGTGGCATATAGGGACGCGGTACGGGCATGGCCCAGAGGGTGGTTTTGAATCCGTTTGGAAATCCCGCGTCGGATAGGAGTGCTCTGGCTTTTTCCGGGTCGTATTCATAGCCGGGTGTTTCTTGCCGATAGCTCCAGACCGTCGGCGGAATGGGATTGACCGCTGGAATGGCCAATCCCTGATACAGATTGTCGATCAGGGCCTGTTTGTTGATTGCATGGTTTATGGCGCGCCGCACATTGAGGTTCTGGAATGGTTCTTTGTCCATGTTCATCGCCAGATAGCCCACGTTCATCCCAGGCTGGGATAGCAATGCGAGATTTTCATCTGATTCAATTGTCGGTAAGAAGTCTGGCACGAGGTTGTCCATGCCGTCGATAGATCCCTGGGTCAGGGCGATTAGTCGGACGGAGTTTTCGGGAATGCTTCTAAAAATCAGGCGATCAATTTTGGGGGCTGGTCCCCAATAATCGGGGTTGCGTTCCAATACCACGCGGTCATCTTTGATCCATTCGACAAAACGAAATGGACCCGTGCCCACGGGATGCCGAGCAAAATCAGCTCCCCATTTTTCGACGGCAACAGGGCTGACGATGGCGCAAAAATTCATTGTCAGATTTGCGAGGAAGGGGGCGTTGGGGCGTTTCAGGTCAATGGATACGGTCATGTCGTCTATTTTGCGGACGTCTTTTACGATGTCGCTCATGGACATGCCTGCCCAGTATTGATACGCGCCTTCTACTTTGTTGAAAGGGTGATCGGGCTTGAATTGACGCGCGAGTGAAAAGACGACGGCATCGGCATTAAAGGGCGTACCGTCGTGAAAGACGACGTTTTCACGCAACTGAAATGTCCAGGTCAATCCATCTTCTGACGCTTGCCAGGAAGTGGCTAATCCGGGTGCGAGGTCGGTGCGTTCGGGGACAAATGCGACGAGTGTTTCGTAGATATTATCGCATACTTTAAACGATTCACCGTCTGTCTCCAGCGCGGGATCCAGTCCGACAGAATCGCCACCGCGCCCAAAGACGACCGTGCGCCCGGTCTGTTGTCCACAAGCGGTTATTAGCATCAATATTGCGAGAAATAGATAGCGTGCCATTGTATATTCCCCAAAAAAATGTCAGCCCTCACTATTCCGTCCTGTTGGATGGTGGATGGGGAGGGCTGACCGCTGAAAGTTGACTGCTGAAAGCTATTCTTCAAACGCCGCGTCAAATGCCACGTCTGAGGGTTCAAAGTCGATCTCATTGACAAAGGCGCAGGATTCTGTTGCACCGTGTTCGCGGTCCATGCCCGAATCTTCCCACTCGACGGAGAGCGGTCCATCGTAGCCTATGTCGTTTAATGCGCGAATAATTTCTTCGAAATCCACGCTACCGCGACCCACTGAGCGGAAATCCCAACTGCGGTCCGGGTCGCCGAAATTTGTATGCCCACCAAATATACCTGCGCGTTTGGGGTTGGGCGACAGGTAAGAGTCTTTCATGTGGACGTGATAGATCCGGTCGCTGAACTCGCGGATAAAGCCGACATAATCCACATTTTGATAGACCAGGTGGCTGGGGTCGTAATTGAAGCCAAATTCCGGTCGGTTTTCCAGTGCTTCTAATGCCCGGGCAGATGAGGCTATATCAAATGCGATTTCCGTTGGATGCACTTCGAGTGCGAATCGCACGTCGTTCTTTTGAAAGACATCCAGAATTGGGTTCCAGCGATCGGCAAAGTCGCTAAATCCCGCGTCAATCTGATCGGGTGACACCGGGGGGAAAGAATACAACAGGTGCCAGATTGAGGATCCGGTAAAGCCATTGACCACGGTCAGGCCCATGGCGTTTGCGGCTTCGGCTGTTGCTATCATTTCTTCGGCGGCGCGTTGTCGCACGCCTTCGGGATCGCCATCGCCCCATACATGGGGCGGCAATATCGCCTCGTGCCGTGCGTCGATGTTGTCGCATACGGCCTGTCCGGCCAGGTGATTGCTAATGGCGAAGCACTGCATGCCGTATTGTTCGAGTAATTCCTTTTTTTCGCGCACATAGCCGTCATTCGATGCGGCTTCGCGCACGTCCATGTGGTCGCCCCAACAGGCGAGTTCCACGCCGTCATAGCCAAAGTCTCTGGCTTTTTGCAACATGACTTCCAGTGTCAAGTCCGCCCACTGTCCGGTGAATAACGTAACTGGTCTTGCCATTTTTCACTCCTGTTTTAACTCAAATTTTTGGCACATCCTGCCAAGTTTTTGTCGCTGCCGAATCGACTACGGCTTCCAGGACGGCCTGTACCTTGGTGCCTTCGGCAAAGTCGGGGGAAAAGGTTCCATCCTGTGCAATTGCTTCAAAGAAATCCCTGAATTCATGCGTGAATGTGTGTTCCCAGCCAATGATGTGTCCCGGGGGCCACCACGCGCCCATAAAGGGTTGACTGCCTTCACCTACGATAATTTCCCGGAAGCCCTGGATGTGATCGTCGTCGTCGCGCGAATAGAATTGCAATTCGTTCATTTTTTGCAGGTTGAATGCGATGCTGCCTTTGCTTCCGTTGATTTCAAAATGGTTGTAGTTGCGCCGCCCGGCGGCAAAGCGCGTGGCTTCAAATGTGCCGAGTGCGCCGTTCTGGAACCGGGCCAAAAACATGGTGGCATCGTCAACGGTCACCTGGCCCATTTGTTCGCCGCCTTGCGCCCCCAGGCCCCCATCAACAGCTTCGAGCAGCGGGCGTTCTTTGATGAAGGTGGTATCTGCGCCGACCACGCTGTCGATGTCGCCTACGAGATGCAGGGCGAGGTCGATGATGTGCGCGTTCAGATCGCCGTGTGGTCCCGAACCGGCTTTGTCTTTTTCCAATCGCCAGACGAGTGGGAAGTCGGGGTCGATGATCCAGTCTTGCAGGTACACGGCGCGCCAGTGATAAATTTCCCCAATCCGCCCTTCGGCGATCAGTTGTCGCGCCAGAGCCACCGCGGGTACGCGGCGGTAGTTGAATGCAACCATGGTTTTTTTGTCGGTGTTTTGAGCCACGGCCAATAATTCTCTGGCTTCTGCGAGGGTGTTTGTGAGGGGTTTTTCACAGATGACGTGTTTGCCGGCTTTCAATGCGGCGAGTGCCATGGGCAGGTGCTGGTCGCCGGGTGTGCAGATGTCTATGACGTCGATGTCGTCTCGATCGACGACTTTTTCCCAGTCGGTTTCGTATTCTTCCCACTGGTATGTTTCAGCCGCATCTTTTACAGCGTCGAGGTTGCGTCCACAGATTACTTTTAGTACGGGTGTTACACCGAGTTCGGGAAAGAATGCGGGCAGTTGGCGGAATCCATTGCTGTGCGCTTTGCCCATGAATGAATATCCGATCATGCCGATGTTGAGTTCCATAGTGTCTCCTTTTTCTATAGTACATCTAAAATTTTCTCAAAAGCCGCATCAATATAGAAATCTGCTATCTCTTGTCAACGACTAATCAAAGAAATCATACCCTTCTTTCACATGCGCGCGTGCCAAATCCTCGTTAAATTCGACGCCGAGGCCCGGTTTTTCTGGGAGGACAAATTGTCCATCCTGAATTAATGGCTCGTCGCTGATTACGAGGTCCCAGCGCCATTCTATCTGGTCTGCGTGGTAGGGTAGTTCCAGGGTGTGGAGGTTTCGCACGGCTGCGCCTACATGCGCGGATGCTACCATGCCCAGCGGCGATACGATGTTGTGGAACGCGGCGGGCATGTAGTATAGGTCTGCCAGATCTGCGATTTTTTTGCCTTCCAGCATGCCGCCGGTCGCTGAGATATCGATGTGTAGCATGTCGCATGCCTGGTTCTCGATTAGTCTGCGAAATCCGTCTCTGCGGTGGACCCATTCGCCCGTGCAGATCGGTATGGATGTCGAAGCCGTTACTTTGCCCATGGCGTCGATATTTTCCGGGGGTACGGGGTCTTCGAGGAACATCAGGTTGAATTTTTCCAGGCGCTGGGCGAGTAAGAGTACGTCGCGCACATTGTATTTTCCGTGGCAATCAATGCACAGGTCGATGTCGTATCCGACGGCGTCGCGGACTGCGGATACCATGGCTTCCATTTTGTCCAATTCGGCGAGTGATAGCCCGCGATCTACGGGGTCGTGTTGCAATTCGTTTGCGGATCCGTCGATGTCGAATTTGATGGACTGAAATCCATCTGCCACGCCCTCTTTGGCGCGCTCGGCCCATGTTTCGGGGGTGTTTTGTCGATTTCGTCCTCTGCCCACATCGGCGTACATCCGCAGTCGATCTCGATATTTTCCGCCGAGTAATTGATAGATGGGCACGCCAATGGCTTTGCCCGCAACATCCCAGAGAGCTGTTTCCACGCCGCCGATTGCGCCGAGGAGTATCCCGGCGGTAGATTGTCCGGTGTTGCGGTCGAGCATTCGGGTGTAGAGTGGCTCGACATTCAGGGGATTTTGCCCGATTAACATGGGGCGCAAGCATTTTGTCACGGCATCGGTTATGCCTTCACCCGGATGCCCTTCGCCCACGCCCGATATGCCGGCATCGGTTTCTACTTTTACGTAGTTCCAATCTTTGTAGCCCTTCAATGTTGTCGCTTTGACGTCGGTAATTTTCATGGCTTGCCTCTTTTGTTGGAGTATCTAAAAATATCCCCGATTCAATGGCGAATCGGGGGCGCGATTGATGCGTAATCCTGTGAGATCAGTTTAATCGCGCACGTCCGGCGGCTGGGGTTGGGAGTTAAACCCGTAGATGCGCTTCATTTCCGGTGTGGCTCGATCCACTACTTCGGGTTTGAGGTAGTGTACAAAATCGAACATGGGCTTTAGAAATGATCGGCAGCAGAAGCAGATCAGGCACACGCGGGCGTCATCTGTGCGGTTGGCTCCTGTGGCGTGCCATATTGCGCCGTTGAACAAGAATACTGAGCCCTTTGGGGCAGATAGCCGCATTTCGTCGGGATGGCATAGGGCATGTGGATGGTCTATTGGCGGGGGCTTTTTTAAGAACCGATGGCTGCCGGGTACAAAGCGCGTGCCCCCGTTTTCCGGGGTAAAATCGTTCAGGAGCCACAGGGTGTTGACAAACATTGGAAATGAGGGCAGTGGTTCTGGCATTTTGCTAAGGGCATTATCGACGTGAAATGCATTGTCTTCGGCGTCCGGATAAATCACGTTTGATGTGAGTGTGCTGAGGGTATAATCTTCGCCGAGCATATATTCAAAGTAGGGCACGACTTTGGGATGTGCCACCAGCTTTTCAAATGGTTTCCCCTTGTTCACCAGCCACCGCACATGCTGGCCCCTGCCACTGGTATGTACCCGTCCTGAGCCGTCCCCACGCTCTTGTTCCGCGAGGCGCAATAGTAGCGCGCGGTAGTGCGATATCTCGGCTTCAGAGAGTACATCGGGGATGATGACATAGCCCTGTTCATCCAATTGTTGTCGATGTGCTGGTGAGATTTTCATCGCGTGCTCCTACAATCCGTAATAGTCGTTGATTTCTTTCTGATATCCATCCACCTCGCCTTTTAACATTTCGTCTAAGGTGACGGCGCGTCCGAGCAAGCCCGATTCGAGAATCGCATAGCTCAATGCCAGGTCGATAGTGCCTTCTTCGCCGCTCATCTGGACGGGGTTGCCGTTTGCGATGGCCTGTAGCCAGTTCAGGTTCTCAAGCGCAAATGCGTCGGTAATTCCGCGCGGCATGACTTCGTCCAGGTGCGATGGATCGGCTTCGCGTTGAAATCGGTCTTCCACATTTTCCGATGTGCCGTCTTCGCCAAATAATTGGCCGTCTGAAATCGCTCCTTTGCTGCCCCAAATATTCGTGCCACCCGGTACACCGACCTGTGTTCCCCGCGCACTTCTCGAGACGGCTATGTGTCCGATGCCGCCGTTTTCAAATTCAAAGTTGGCAAAAAAAGCATCATCTACTTGATTTTCGATTTGATCGACTACGGCGCTATCGTCGTCGGACATCAAGACGCGCACCGATTCGAGCGTTCGCCACAGGGCTTGAACGGATTTTACCGGTCCACAAATTGTGCGGACGCCGTTAAAAAGGTGGACGCCCAGATCGATGGCAACGCCCCCGCCCGCGCCCAGTTTGCTCTGGCGCCAGGGCGTTCGTGCGGCCACAAGGTCTGGACGCGAATTGCGAAATCCGATGACGCCGCGATAGAGCATTTGTACATCGCCAATCAGGCCCTTTTCTACAGCCCATTGGCTGGCCCAGGTAGAGGGATTGAAATTCACATTTTCGTCTATGCTCAAAATTTGTCCGGTTTCGTCGGCGACTTCGCACATTTTCTGAGCCGCTTTGACTGAAATTGCCATTGGTTTTTCGACCGAGACGTGTTTGCCTGCTCTCATGGCGTCGATGGCGATGCTGTGGTGGTTGTCGTGTCCGGTCAGAATGATCACTGCGTCGATTTTGCCCTGTTCCAACATTTCGTTGTAGTTGGTGTACACTTCTGCATCGCTATCGGGATGCAGGTCGCTGATAAATGCATGCGGTGCATTGAGCGGATCCCCGGGCGCGTCAACAGGTGCGGGACGAGGACCGGGCCCCTCGCCTCGCTTTCGGAAGCGGTGGGCGTCTTCTTCTTTGCGCGCGCACAAAGCCGTGATTTGAAATAGATCGCCAAAACCGTTTTCTTGGAGGATTTTATAGCCACGCAAATGGGCGTTTAGTATTCGCGCACAACCGATGATGCCGATTCGCACTTTCATGGTGATATTCCTTTTTAAAAATCAACGAATCAACGAAGGAGTTCGTAGTGGTTTTGGGTAGTGAGGTGGGGTTCGTCTATTCGTTTATTCGTCTATTCGTCTCTCAGAGTTGCCACACGACCAGTAATTGCACGACGTTGTCGGTGGCGGTGGTGCCGAGTTTGTTCCACCAGTACTGGTATTCGATGCCGACGAAGAGCGTGTTGCCCTCGCCGTTTATTGCCTTGCTCAAGTCCCATGTGAGTTGTGGTTGCGCGAGGATCCAGCTTTTGACTTCGTTGCCAAATTCGTTGGTCTGGGAGCCGACGTATTCCGCGTGACCGAAGAATCCGAAGGACTGACCGCCGGTTCCAAAGGCTGCTCCCCAATTGATGTCGAATAGAAAGCTGTTGCTCGTTGTGGGCGCGCCGCCGTGCGCTGTGCCGCTGCTGGCGTCGATCAGAGCGGTCAGGTCGGTGTTGACAAAGAAGAAGCCCGGTACGTTCCACGAAGCCCGGACGCCGGGCAGGTATTTGAGGACATTGGCATCGGAATCGGCATTGAATCCAGCGATTATGGAAATATCTCTGATGGGGCCGATGCTGATCTCCGTGTTCGTCAGTTTGCCAATGCTGAGGGTTGGATACCATTCTCCGTAGATACTTTTGTCGTTGAAGCCGTCCGGAACGCCATCTTCCAAAAAGTCGATGAAAAAGAAACTGTCGCCATATCGCCACTGCGCTGCCTGTTGTACGGTGAGAATAGAGGTGTATTCCGCGGCTCCGGAAAACGGGTTTGTGAGTTTGCCGTATTGAAATTGGAATGAGGTTTGGGCGATTGCCGCGGCCGGCTGCAGGAGGATGAAAGCGATCAGTGCGAGCAGGCCGGGGTACTGTTGTTTCCGCATCTTCTAATTCCTTTTTACCAATTTGTGTAAGATCCGTCTTCGCGGCGGAAACCCGAGCCTGTAGAGGGTTCGGGAGGGGATGCGTCTGCAAGCGCGTCTTCGTTAAATTCAATGCCCAATCCCGGTCCTTCGGGGACGAGCAGATGGCCGTTTGCGTAGGGCATTTGTTTGGGGAAGACATCTGTCAAGGTGGTCATAGGAGGTCTGGGCAATTCCTGTACGCCGACGAGAGAAGACGATAGACACAGGTGCAAACACGCGGCTGTTGACANNNNNNNNNNNNNNNNNNNNNNNNNNNNNNNNNNNNNNNNNNNNNNNNNNNNNNNNNNNNNNNNNNNNNNNNNNNNNNNNNNNNNNNNNNNNNNNNNNNNNNNNNNNNNNNNNNNNNNNNNNNNNNNNNNNNNNNNNNNNNNNNNNNNNNNNNNNNNNNNNNNNNNNNNNNNNNNNNCTAAGGGCAGATGCGTATTTTGTCGCACGAGGCGCAGGCTCTGCGTGCTTTCACTTCGCAATGGGTCTTCAATAAAAAATGGGCGATAGGGTTCCACGCCTTTGCAATATGCAATGACCCAGGTGGGATCCAGTCGCGTGTGAACATCGACGCAGATTTCGAATTCATCGCCACAGGCTTCGCGCACGGCTTTTACCTGTTCAATGCCATAACGCACGGCGCGCGAAGGTTCAAATACATTGGGACCTGTGGGATCGCTCATGCTCCATCGGGCAAATTTCCAGCCTTCTTCCTGTCGTTGCACACAATTTTCGACCAGGCGGTCGATATTGTACTTATCGCCAACATGCGGATAACACGCCACTTTGTCGCGGGTTCTTCCACCCAGGAGTTCATAGACGGGTACGCCCAGGGCTTTGCCTTTGATATCCCAGAGCGCGATGTCAACGGCGCTCACTGCCGCTGACTGTACCACGCCGCCCGGGAAAAATCCGCCGCGAAACATGACCTGCCACAAATGTTCAATTCGAAAGGGGTCTTGCCCGATAACGTCTGGAGAAAACGAGCGGATCACTTCGGCAATCGCGGTTCCGCGATGTATTACGCCCGCTTCTCCCAGGCCGTAAATGCCTTCGTCTGTTTCGACTTTGACGAAAAAATTTCCCGTTGTGGGCGCAATGAATGTTTTTAATGCGGTGATTTTCATGATGTTCCTCCTGATTCACCCAATCCATCCCGCTGTGCCAATCTCATCTGCGATGGGCAAGGCGCGAGATAGTTCTTCGTATGTGAGCGGTGGCATGTCTGATGTCGCTGTGTTGTCTTCAACTTGTTGTCGGTTTTTTGCGCCGGCAATGACACAGGATACGCCGGGGTGATCCAATACAAATCGCAGGGCTGCCTGTGCCATGGTTCGTTGCTCTGTTTGTAAAAACAAAAGTTCGGGTAGTTTTTTTAATCCCTCTTGCACTGCAGGACGTTGAAATCGTTCGTAACGCAAATCGTTTTGTGGTATTTTCTCGGCATTCTGTCCAAAGTATTTTCCGGTTAATTGGCCTTTTGCAAGGGGTACGCGGATGA is a window from the Gemmatimonadota bacterium genome containing:
- a CDS encoding STAS/SEC14 domain-containing protein encodes the protein MATFTVDELVKAAEQLPQIDLENLTAQVLTLKARRAAPELSKNEAELLRNINRGMPDALQNRYRELIASRRSETLTESEHTELLHLTNQFEKYDTERLKYLTELARIRKISLTELLDELGIEPAYT
- a CDS encoding HEPN domain-containing protein encodes the protein MSDTTTQLHPDPKACAVARAVCDVVHPNTVILFGSRARGDFTPDSDIDLLIITDSQQIDRQEYMRTSEAARRKVQEVYGHSMGVDLVHLSEDVFHDGRRARNHVAGQAVRDGVDIHGAKIIYDNPEPTNWPDIRQRIINAERELRVLNVLVEADADQEAIGFHAQQALENALKGWISALDTDYKNTHDLSDLSAIIRTHPEENDTPAGEKLTWLTDYAVRYRYHGIEVCVGDRFELLATAKETVETIIARIRTLSKMTE
- a CDS encoding leucine-rich repeat domain-containing protein; this translates as MRNLILFTLFTLAFLIHPLFFPAQNSFSFSIEANTAAGDQAITSVNVSPDFDGDGMVGFSDFLAFAGLFGASQGDGRYDAKYDLDRDGAIGFSDFLIFSASFGKEVSPPDGATQVAIPDASLRAVIADSLGKASDAPITQAEMATLTHLAARNKNIRDLTGLEFAINLTALDLEGEGVGVDGEWVNSNEISNLSPLSNLIRLERLYLSGNSISDVAPLSNLTNLEALWLDVNSISNVAPLSNLTRLKGLELSFNSISSVAPLSNLTSLRSLTLADNSISNVSALSGLTRLEWLDLSFNSISNVAPLSNLTSLIELDLSYNSISSVAPLSNLTRLEWLGLDNNSISDLAPLVANAGLGEGDWIEVSNNPLSATSINTHIP
- a CDS encoding Gfo/Idh/MocA family oxidoreductase, which produces MELNIGMIGYSFMGKAHSNGFRQLPAFFPELGVTPVLKVICGRNLDAVKDAAETYQWEEYETDWEKVVDRDDIDVIDICTPGDQHLPMALAALKAGKHVICEKPLTNTLAEARELLAVAQNTDKKTMVAFNYRRVPAVALARQLIAEGRIGEIYHWRAVYLQDWIIDPDFPLVWRLEKDKAGSGPHGDLNAHIIDLALHLVGDIDSVVGADTTFIKERPLLEAVDGGLGAQGGEQMGQVTVDDATMFLARFQNGALGTFEATRFAAGRRNYNHFEINGSKGSIAFNLQKMNELQFYSRDDDDHIQGFREIIVGEGSQPFMGAWWPPGHIIGWEHTFTHEFRDFFEAIAQDGTFSPDFAEGTKVQAVLEAVVDSAATKTWQDVPKI
- a CDS encoding HNH endonuclease, which produces MNTRLKQAVIHRAQGCCEYCQSQARFATHPFSIEHINPLSRGGKDMLNNLALACQGCNNYKYTKVEAPDPVNGQPVPLFHPRQQLWIDHFRWADGFTHIVGITPTGRATVEALQLNRRSLVNLRRILFVAGVHPPSNSDYNR
- a CDS encoding sugar phosphate isomerase/epimerase, which translates into the protein MARPVTLFTGQWADLTLEVMLQKARDFGYDGVELACWGDHMDVREAASNDGYVREKKELLEQYGMQCFAISNHLAGQAVCDNIDARHEAILPPHVWGDGDPEGVRQRAAEEMIATAEAANAMGLTVVNGFTGSSIWHLLYSFPPVSPDQIDAGFSDFADRWNPILDVFQKNDVRFALEVHPTEIAFDIASSARALEALENRPEFGFNYDPSHLVYQNVDYVGFIREFSDRIYHVHMKDSYLSPNPKRAGIFGGHTNFGDPDRSWDFRSVGRGSVDFEEIIRALNDIGYDGPLSVEWEDSGMDREHGATESCAFVNEIDFEPSDVAFDAAFEE
- a CDS encoding ABC transporter substrate-binding protein; amino-acid sequence: MARYLFLAILMLITACGQQTGRTVVFGRGGDSVGLDPALETDGESFKVCDNIYETLVAFVPERTDLAPGLATSWQASEDGLTWTFQLRENVVFHDGTPFNADAVVFSLARQFKPDHPFNKVEGAYQYWAGMSMSDIVKDVRKIDDMTVSIDLKRPNAPFLANLTMNFCAIVSPVAVEKWGADFARHPVGTGPFRFVEWIKDDRVVLERNPDYWGPAPKIDRLIFRSIPENSVRLIALTQGSIDGMDNLVPDFLPTIESDENLALLSQPGMNVGYLAMNMDKEPFQNLNVRRAINHAINKQALIDNLYQGLAIPAVNPIPPTVWSYRQETPGYEYDPEKARALLSDAGFPNGFKTTLWAMPVPRPYMPQPQKIAQAIQADLQTVGIEAEIVTYEWGTYLDKVQRGQHDMALLGWTGDNGDPDNFLYILLDKSATQMPANNIAFYRSDPLHEVLVAAQKESDKAKRTALYQKAQEIVFHDAPWVPLVHSTQTAAFRTRVKGFKLHPTGSKWFHDVTVEE